Part of the Natronobacterium gregoryi SP2 genome, TCGGCGCGTCTACGACCGTCCTCGTGCTAATCGTCGGCTTCGGGTATGCCTTCCCCGCCACCATCGGACGACTCGTGGACGAGCGACGCGGTCTGGAACCGGCGGGCGGCCGACTGCAGTGGCCGATTCTCCGCCACGGCGGCTACTTTACGGCCTGGGCGTTCGCGGCGCTGTTCGTCGTGCCAGGCTGGGCGTTCCTGCTCACTGCAATCTCGAGTCCGACGTCGTTCGGCGTCGTCGCTGCGTTCGTGGCATTTTACGCACACGTCGTCGGGGCTCGGCTGGTTGCGAGAGGATATCGAAGAGCACGGCGAGATGCTACCCCGTGACGAATCGAGGCTACATCGGTGGCTCTGCCATCGTCTGGGTGTCTAGCGTCCGATTGCGGAGCGCACGACCAGACTCCCGGTCGAATACGTGAATCGCTTCCTCCGGCAGTCGAGCGACGATCGATTGCTCGCGTTCGACGTGCTGGAACCCGTCGATCGTCGCGACGAACGTCTCCTCGCGCTCGGAATCGAACGCGAGATAGACGTTGTTCTCGTCACCCATTGGTTCGACGACGTCGACGACCGTCTCGTAACTGTGTGCAGCCTCGCAGTCGGAGCGCACCTCGATATCTTCCGGTCGAACGCCGAGCACGACCTCGTCGTGGTCGCCGATCTCGGCGGCCGTCTCGTCCGATAGTTCGTACTCGAACTGCTCGTGAACGAGTCGGTCGCCGTCTCGACTCGCGTCGAAGAAATTCATCGACGGCTCTCCGATGAAACCAGCGACGAACAGGTTCGCGGGCTCGTGGTAACACTCGAGTGGGGTGCCGACTTGCTGGAGTTGGCCGTCGTTCAGGATGGCGATCTTGTCGGCCATCGTCATCGCCTCCGTCTGGTCGTGCGTGACGTAGATCGTCGCCACGTCGAGTTTTTCCTGGAGCCGCTGGAGTTCCGTCCGCATCTGTGCCCGGAGCTTCGCGTCGAGGTTCGAGAGCGGCTCGTCCAACAGGAAGACTTCGGGATCACGGACGATCGCACGTCCGAGTGCGACGCGTTGTTGCTGGCCACCCGATAGTTCGTCGGGCTTTCGATCGAGAAGAGCGTCGATGTCGAGCATTTCGGACGCTGATTCGACCGTCTCGGAGATCTCGTCGTCGGGCATCTCAGTCGACTCCTCGAGACCGAACGACATGTTCTCTCGGACGGTCATGTGCGGGTAGAGCGCGTAGGACTGGAACACCATCGCGATGTCTCGATCTTTCGGTTTCCGCTCGTTGACGACCGTCTCGTCGAGGCGGATCTCGCCGTCGGTGACGGTTTCCAGCCCCGCGACCATCCGAAGCGTTGTCGACTTGCCACAGCCGGACGGCCCGACGAGGACGAGAAACTCGCCGTCCTCGATCTCGAGTGAGACGTCTTCGACGGCAGTGATCTCGTTGCCGTCGTTCTCTACGAACACTTTCGTTACGCTGTCGAGTTGTAGGTCTGCCATTGGTAGTGTGTTAGAGTGTCTGCCCCTTGGCGAACTGTTCTCCGAACAGGACGTAGACGACGATCGTCGGCAAGGCCGCGATGAACGCACCCGCCATCTGGACGCCGTAGTCCGTCGCCATCGCACCCGCAAGCGCGTTCAACTCGAGGGTGACGACGTAATTCGCCCGGTCGCTGAGCAAGACCAGTGCGAACAGGAAGTCGTTCCAGACCTGTGTGAACTGGTAGATCAGGGTCACAGCGAACATCGGGAGCGACAGTGGGAGGACGATCTTTCGATAAATGCGAGCGAGGCTGGCTCCATCGAGACGGGCTGCCTCCATGAGTTCGTCGTCGAGCGTCCGGTAGTACGATCGGAACAGGATCGTACAGATCGGAATGCCGTAGGCGATGTGTGTGATCGTCAACTCCACGAGTTCGCCGCGAGCGTGGAGACTGGATATGTCGACGATCGACCAGAACTGTCGTAGCGGGACGAGCACCGCCTGGTAGGGGATAAACACCGCTGCGAGAAACAACGCGAGCAAGAGCGCTTGACCGCGCCAGTCGACTTTCGTCAGCCCGTAGGCCGCGAGGCTACCGAACACGGCAGAGAGGATGGTGGCTGGCACGACCATCGCGAAACTGTTGACCATCGCAAACGCCAATTCGCTCGCGGCGGTGAGCCACGGATCGATCGTCAAGCCCTCGAGCGGCGGCTGGAGCGGCGACGTCTCCCGGTAGGCTTGCTGGGTCTTGAGTGATGTCGTCAGACCGCTGTACAGCGGCGAGAGGTAGACGCCGACGAGCGCGATCAAGACGCCGTAGAGAGCGATGCGTCGGGGGTCGGTTCCACCCGTCGACGTTTCGTCGTCGTTTGTCGCCATCACAGTGCACCCCGTTTGTACTGCGTGTACGCGTACGGACCGATGATCGTCAGTGCGAGGGCAAAGAGAACGACGGCGATCGCCGCGCCGTAGGCCCACTGGCTGGCGGAGAAGGCTTCCCGGTACATCGTCACCGCGAGGATGTCGGCCGAACGGCCTGGATTGGTTCCGAACATGACGTAGATGAAGTCGAACGCTTTGAGCGCAAACACCATCAGGACGACCGTCGCGCCGACCGTCGACGATCGGAGTTGTGGAATGATGACTCGCCAGTAGAGTTTCAGCGTCGACGCGCCGTCTATCCGTGCAGCCTCGTAGTGTTCGTTCGGGATTCCTCGCAGGCCGGCGAGATAGACGATCATACAGTAGCCACTGAACTGCCAGATCAACGCGACGATGACTGCCGCGAGCTTGAAGCGTGGATCACCGAGCCAGTCCTGGGCGAACCAGCCGAGACCGAGGCCACTCAACATGGTGTTGATCAACCCGTCGGAGGCGTACATCCACGACCAGAAGATCGCAGTCACGACGAACGACAGCGCCATCGGGAGCAAGTAAATCGTTCGGAACGTGTTCTCGAAACGGATCTTCCGGTCGACCAGCAACGCGAGCGCGAGACCCACGACCAGCGAGACGCTCGTAAACGCGATCAGTAACGCGATCGTGTTCCGAAGCGACGCCACGAAGTCCGGGTCGGCCGGCATCTGGCGGTACATCTCGAGCGTGAAGTTCGTGTAATCCGGTTGGCCGAGCCCAGACCAGCCCGTAAACGAAATCGCGACGTTCCAGCCGATCGCTCCGTAGACGAACAACAAAACCAGCAGCGTCGGCAACAGCCAGAACGGCATCGACTCGGCGAACGAACTGTGGCGGAGTCGCTCGAACGTCCCGTCTTCGCTCTCACGCTCTCGATCACCCGTCGATAAAGAAAGTGGGTTGAGTCGCCGTAGCGAGTTTCGTAGCGAGTCCATAGATTACTATAGAGCAGTCGACGATCCTACTCGAAGCTGTTGACGAGCTCGTCGTAGGTTTCGTCGACGTCCCAGTTGTCGATGAAGTTCGCGAACGCCCCTTCGACGTCGGTCTGTGCGGCTGGCGGGACGGCCAACCCGTGGGCGATCGACGGTGGCTGTTCACTCGAGGCCTGGAAGTCCGCCATCTGGTCCTGCAGGAACGGCGTGAACGCCTCGTCGGAGACGTCGGTTCGTGGCGGAATCGAGCCTTTCGCCGGGTTGAACCGTTCCTGGGCGTCGGCCGATCCTGCATAGCGCAGGAACTGCACCGTCGCGTTCGGCGATGGGTTGTGCTTCGGGAAGACGAACGAGTCCATGTTCAGGGCGTACATCTCTTCGGTCCCGGGGAACGCGACGTGGTCCCAGTCCTCGCCGTACTCGAGGTCGTCGTCAGCCTCGTACTCGCCAGCGGCCCAGTCGCCCTGATGGAAGAATGCGGCCTCGCCGCGGTTGACGTAGGCGCTGGCGTCGTCCCAGTCGTTGAGCGAACTCGCGTCTTCGTTGAAGTAGTCGCTGTAGTCGACGACGATCTCGAGCGTGTCACGAACCTCTGCTTCGACGTCCTCGACGTCGCCGGCGATAAACGTCTCGTAGGTGTCGACGCCGTACTCGCCAAGCAGTACCTGTGCCCACAACTGGAGCGTCGACCAGGCGGTCTGGGTCTGCTGGGCCATGCCGACGTAGCCGGCCTCGTCGACCGCTTCCATGGCATCTAGCAGCGCGCTCGGACTGTCGACGTCCTCGAGGTCGACGCCTGCATCCTCGACGACGTCGACGTTGTAGAAGAGGTTGTTCAGCCGGTGGATGTTGATCGGAACGGCGACGAAGTCACCGTGAGGACGGGAGGCCTCGATCGGTCCGTCGAGGTACGCCTCGCGCATGTCGTCGTCCCAGACGTGTCCCTCGATGTCGTACAGGAGGTCTTCGTCGGTGTAGTCGGTCAGCGCCTGTCCGGGCCACACCTGGAACGTACTCGGCGGGCTCTGGTCGACGACGCGGTTCCGGATGTCCGCCTCGAGGGCACTGCCTGCACCGCCCGGTGACGGCGAGGAGTCGACTTCGATGTCGGGATGTTCCTGTTCGAAGCCTTCGACGAGTGCTTCGAACGCGTCCTCTTCACCGCCAGCGGTCCACCAGTGACCGATCTCGACGGGTTCGAACTCGTCGGTATCCTCGTCGAGAAGTTCGCCGAGATCCTCGACATCGTCGTCGCCACCGAGACAGCCTGCGAGGCCGACGATGCCTGCGGCCCCAATCCCTTGCAGCACTGAACGACGCGACTTCCCCATTTCTGTATGTTTGTTTACATTCATACTGGATTTAACAACCAATAATGATTATGGAAGCGGCTTAAGCCCTTTGATGGTAACCCGTCTCGTCTCTACTACTCGAATTGAAACAGCCAGTAATAACGATAGCGATCCTTCTGTCGGGCCGACGACAGCGGATATGTCACTATAACGCTCATTTGGTAGGGCTATAACTGCCGGCTAGTAGCTACAATTGCATCGGCGTAGACAGCGGAGTTGCTCTCGACACCGGGCCAAACGCCGCCCCTGGATTCGCTCCAGATCGAGACGACTTCGGTGAACGTCTACAATCGACATCCTCCGCGTGAATGCGGAGGAATCCCGAGCGGATGGAAATCCAAAATCTCCGAGCATCGCGGAATCTTCGATTCCGCTCAGCGAGTGGAGTTTCAGGTTTGCAGTCCAATCGGCGGACTACCAGCCCGTTCGGGTACGGGTAGTCCCACAGTCTGCTCTTCCGGATACTACCTCGTTACGTGGGTTGACAGGCCGTGGTTCGAACGACTTCGCCTTTCGAACCACTTCGGATGCGCAGAGAGAAACAGGTGTACGTGATCGGGCAAGAGATGGAGAGACAGTACTCTCGTCGTCGTACGGGCGCTGTCTCCCCGCCCTACTCGCTCACTCCGCGTTGCTCCGTTCGCTCGTTGCGGACGGGGCTTAGGCCCCCTCTTTTCCAGCTAATTGAACTGCGTTCGCGGTTCGAGTGTCTGATCGACGTCCGCGAAACTCACGGACGACTCCGTCTCACTCGAACGGTAGATCCCGTCGATGACGCGCTGGACGGTCAGTGCCTCCTCTAGCGTGTTCGACGCCGGCGATTCGCCGCGATCGACTGCCTCGAGGAACTGCTGGTCTTGCTCCGTATAGCCCGTTACGGACGGATCACCGCTGAGATTGATGTCCGCGTAGTGGTCGGTCCCAGCGGTTCCGGCGTCGAGCATCGTCATATCCGTATCGCCGATCTCGAACTGGGCACCGGCCTCCGTTCCACGAACTCGAAAGTCCATACTCTCTTCGCGGTTCGTCGCCCACGCAGCCTCGAGTGAGATGGTCTGTCTGTCGGCACAGCGGACGAACGCACTCACAGAGTCGTCGACCTCGTAGGCCTCGATCTCGGCGTTCCAGTTCTCCCCGAACCCTTCGGGGTCCGCGTAGTCTTCCTGGTTACCGAACGTGGTTCTGGTGATTCCCGATACTTCGACGATCTCCGGAAAGTCAAGGACGTAAAGCGCGAGATCGAGCGCGTGGACGCCGATATCGATCAGGGCACCACCGCCCGCAAGGTCGGGATCGGTAAACCACGAGCCAGGGCCGGGAACGCCGCGACGACGGACGTAATTGGCCTCCACGTGAGTCAGGTCGCCGAACTGGCCACGCATCCGGTGTTCGTCGAACATGGCCGTCGACGCTACGTGGCGGTTGTGGAACCCGACCATACAGACGGCGTCGCTCCGTCTCGCGGCCTCGACGATCCGTTCGGCACTCTCGAGCGTGTGTGCGAGTGGCTTCTCGACGAGCACGTGTCGGCCGGCCTCGAGAGCAGCGACTGTGATCGGTTCGTGGAACCGGTTCGGGGTCGCGACGACGATCGCGTCGACCGCGTCGTCGACGACGAGTTCCTCGTGTGTCTCGTAGGGCTCGGCACCGAATCGTTCGGCGAACTGACGGCGGTGCTCCGGAACGAGATCCGCTCCGGCGACGATGTCCGCGCCGAGTTCCGCCAGATGCTTGGCGTGGAGGTTGCCCATTCCTCCGAGGCCGACGACTCCTATCCCGACACCCGTGCCGATCACGGCGAAACACCCGATTTCTTTCTATCCTCAATCAGTTGCCAGCGAGAAAGACGACGTTTCGATGCTGTTGTCGTGCGATGCCGGTTCATATAGGCATGCAGGCAGCGATCGAAATAAGGGTTGTGACGATCGGTTCTGCTGCTCAAATTTTCACTCATTTGGGTTGATATTATATTAAATATGGCTGTAAATGGTTGGCAGAAATCCAATATTACACGGTCGTGGTTCGACGACCGACCACCTCGATCTAAGAACGTCCGGAGCGACGGCCACACGACGATGACACAGGTTACGATCTGGAACGAGTTTCGCCACGAACGGGACGACGACGACGACGCCGCTGCCGTCTATCCCGACGGCATCCACGAAACCATCGCCGACGCGCTCGGCGAGGGCGACCGCGAGTACGACGTTCACACCGCGACGCTCGACGAACCGGAACACGGTCTCCCAGCGGCGGTTCTCGAGGAGACCGACGTCCTGCTGTGGTGGGGCCACGAAGCTCACGACGAGGTCAGCGACGCTGTCGTCGACCGAGTCCAACAGCGGGTACTCGAGGGGATGGGCCTGCTCGTGCTTCACTCGGGGCACTTCTCGAAGCCGTTCAAACGCCTCATGGGGACGACCTGTAACCTCCAGTGGCGCGAAGACGGTGCCACGGAACGGCTCTGGGTCGTCGATCCCGGTCATCCGATCGCGGACGGCCTCGACGAGTACGTCGAACTTCCCAAAACCGAGATGTACGGGGAACCGTTCGACGTTCCCGAACCAGACCGGCTGGTCTTTACGAGCTGGTTCGAGGGCGGCGAGGTGTTTCGAAGCGGCTGTTGCTACCGGCGAGGGAACGGCCGCATCTTCTACTTCCGGCCGGGCCACGAGACGTATCCGATCTACGAGCACGAAGCCGTTCGACAGGTGTTACGAAACGCCGTCGAGTGGGCGATGCCACGGAGCGAAGCGGTCGCTGGAACGGGGCGGACGTTCGGCAACCGACCTCGAGATAGCCGCCCCGACCGAGCGTAACCGGCGCTGTGACTCCTCCGCGAACCGGCCAGTTCGTCTTCAGCTACTTCGCTGCGTGTCGACGAGTTCGACGGCGACCTCGAGTTCGGTCCCGGTCGCCGCTGCCAGTCGTTCCCGGACGCGGTCGGCGAAGTCGGGCGGCTCTTCCGCTCCAGGCGGTCGTTCGACGAGCACCGTCACCGACGGCCGATCGCCGGAGTAGACATCGAGCAACTCGTAGTCGACGTCGATTTCGCGGAACTGTAGCTCGTCGAACGCGGGCTCGTCGCTCATCGCCTGCAGTTCGGTCTGGATGTCGTGCTCGACCGCGGCAGTCTGGTAGGTGCCGTACGTGACGACGCCGAGGACGAGCGAGAGAACGACGATAGCGGCCAGCAAGACGACGACTCGAGTCCGGAGTCGGCCGTAGGCTCGGTCGATTCGTTCCGTTTCCCGCGGTCGATACCCGGCGACCCACAACAGAATCAGCGCGGCGAGATTGATAGAGAGCAAGTTGACGAGGACGAGCGTGCCGGCAGTAACGACGACCGTCGGATGCTCCCAGGCGATTCCGAGACCGGCGGTCGCGGCAGGCGGAACGAGAGCGACTGCGATGGCGACGCCGACGAGGACCGAGCCGACGTTCCTGACGAGGCTCACGACGCCCGCGACGCCAGAGCCGAGCGCGAGAAACAACGCGAGCACGTTCGGCGTGATCCGCTCTCGGACCTGGGAGACCCCGGTGATGTCGAACCCTGGTGGGAGCAACACGGTCCCCCGGAGGAGCCAGCCGATCGCGGCAGCCGTCGCGACGGTCGCCGCGAGTCCGGCCACCTGGAGCACTACTCCACGAGCCGCGAGTTCGTCGTCGTCGACCACGACGCCGACGCTCGCGGCCAGTGCCGGCCCCATCATCGGCGCAACGACCATCGCGCCGATGATCGTCGCCGCAGAGTCGAGGACCAGTCCGGCCGTCGCGATGATCGTACTCACGACGAGCAAGACGAAGTACGTCGACGCCGCGGGTGCGAGGTCTCTCGCCCGGGCCTCGAGTTCGTCCCGCGAGATGCGGGTCCCCTTCCCGGCCTGGGTGCCGTCGTCACTCCCGACCTCGAGTTCGTCCATCCGGTCCGAGACTATCGTTTCGGCTGCCGTAACGACCGTATAGGAGGGACTCGACAAGCCGACAGCCCGGAACTCGTCGAGTAACGGTTCGACGGCGTCGGGCGCGACTGGAATCGAAACCAGCGCCTCGAACTCTCCGTCGCTCGTTTCTGCCGATACCGCGTAATCGACTCCCAGCGCCTCGGCGGTCTCGAGGACGGTCTCGAGTTCGCCCGACGGAACGAATACCTGTACGAGCCTCATGACGCTCCGTACCACAGCC contains:
- a CDS encoding carbohydrate ABC transporter permease → MDSLRNSLRRLNPLSLSTGDRERESEDGTFERLRHSSFAESMPFWLLPTLLVLLFVYGAIGWNVAISFTGWSGLGQPDYTNFTLEMYRQMPADPDFVASLRNTIALLIAFTSVSLVVGLALALLVDRKIRFENTFRTIYLLPMALSFVVTAIFWSWMYASDGLINTMLSGLGLGWFAQDWLGDPRFKLAAVIVALIWQFSGYCMIVYLAGLRGIPNEHYEAARIDGASTLKLYWRVIIPQLRSSTVGATVVLMVFALKAFDFIYVMFGTNPGRSADILAVTMYREAFSASQWAYGAAIAVVLFALALTIIGPYAYTQYKRGAL
- a CDS encoding ABC transporter ATP-binding protein, translated to MADLQLDSVTKVFVENDGNEITAVEDVSLEIEDGEFLVLVGPSGCGKSTTLRMVAGLETVTDGEIRLDETVVNERKPKDRDIAMVFQSYALYPHMTVRENMSFGLEESTEMPDDEISETVESASEMLDIDALLDRKPDELSGGQQQRVALGRAIVRDPEVFLLDEPLSNLDAKLRAQMRTELQRLQEKLDVATIYVTHDQTEAMTMADKIAILNDGQLQQVGTPLECYHEPANLFVAGFIGEPSMNFFDASRDGDRLVHEQFEYELSDETAAEIGDHDEVVLGVRPEDIEVRSDCEAAHSYETVVDVVEPMGDENNVYLAFDSEREETFVATIDGFQHVEREQSIVARLPEEAIHVFDRESGRALRNRTLDTQTMAEPPM
- a CDS encoding TIGR00341 family protein; translation: MRLVQVFVPSGELETVLETAEALGVDYAVSAETSDGEFEALVSIPVAPDAVEPLLDEFRAVGLSSPSYTVVTAAETIVSDRMDELEVGSDDGTQAGKGTRISRDELEARARDLAPAASTYFVLLVVSTIIATAGLVLDSAATIIGAMVVAPMMGPALAASVGVVVDDDELAARGVVLQVAGLAATVATAAAIGWLLRGTVLLPPGFDITGVSQVRERITPNVLALFLALGSGVAGVVSLVRNVGSVLVGVAIAVALVPPAATAGLGIAWEHPTVVVTAGTLVLVNLLSINLAALILLWVAGYRPRETERIDRAYGRLRTRVVVLLAAIVVLSLVLGVVTYGTYQTAAVEHDIQTELQAMSDEPAFDELQFREIDVDYELLDVYSGDRPSVTVLVERPPGAEEPPDFADRVRERLAAATGTELEVAVELVDTQRSS
- a CDS encoding carbohydrate ABC transporter permease, with protein sequence MATNDDETSTGGTDPRRIALYGVLIALVGVYLSPLYSGLTTSLKTQQAYRETSPLQPPLEGLTIDPWLTAASELAFAMVNSFAMVVPATILSAVFGSLAAYGLTKVDWRGQALLLALFLAAVFIPYQAVLVPLRQFWSIVDISSLHARGELVELTITHIAYGIPICTILFRSYYRTLDDELMEAARLDGASLARIYRKIVLPLSLPMFAVTLIYQFTQVWNDFLFALVLLSDRANYVVTLELNALAGAMATDYGVQMAGAFIAALPTIVVYVLFGEQFAKGQTL
- a CDS encoding Gfo/Idh/MocA family protein, encoding MIGTGVGIGVVGLGGMGNLHAKHLAELGADIVAGADLVPEHRRQFAERFGAEPYETHEELVVDDAVDAIVVATPNRFHEPITVAALEAGRHVLVEKPLAHTLESAERIVEAARRSDAVCMVGFHNRHVASTAMFDEHRMRGQFGDLTHVEANYVRRRGVPGPGSWFTDPDLAGGGALIDIGVHALDLALYVLDFPEIVEVSGITRTTFGNQEDYADPEGFGENWNAEIEAYEVDDSVSAFVRCADRQTISLEAAWATNREESMDFRVRGTEAGAQFEIGDTDMTMLDAGTAGTDHYADINLSGDPSVTGYTEQDQQFLEAVDRGESPASNTLEEALTVQRVIDGIYRSSETESSVSFADVDQTLEPRTQFN
- a CDS encoding ABC transporter substrate-binding protein; translation: MLQGIGAAGIVGLAGCLGGDDDVEDLGELLDEDTDEFEPVEIGHWWTAGGEEDAFEALVEGFEQEHPDIEVDSSPSPGGAGSALEADIRNRVVDQSPPSTFQVWPGQALTDYTDEDLLYDIEGHVWDDDMREAYLDGPIEASRPHGDFVAVPINIHRLNNLFYNVDVVEDAGVDLEDVDSPSALLDAMEAVDEAGYVGMAQQTQTAWSTLQLWAQVLLGEYGVDTYETFIAGDVEDVEAEVRDTLEIVVDYSDYFNEDASSLNDWDDASAYVNRGEAAFFHQGDWAAGEYEADDDLEYGEDWDHVAFPGTEEMYALNMDSFVFPKHNPSPNATVQFLRYAGSADAQERFNPAKGSIPPRTDVSDEAFTPFLQDQMADFQASSEQPPSIAHGLAVPPAAQTDVEGAFANFIDNWDVDETYDELVNSFE
- a CDS encoding ThuA domain-containing protein yields the protein MTQVTIWNEFRHERDDDDDAAAVYPDGIHETIADALGEGDREYDVHTATLDEPEHGLPAAVLEETDVLLWWGHEAHDEVSDAVVDRVQQRVLEGMGLLVLHSGHFSKPFKRLMGTTCNLQWREDGATERLWVVDPGHPIADGLDEYVELPKTEMYGEPFDVPEPDRLVFTSWFEGGEVFRSGCCYRRGNGRIFYFRPGHETYPIYEHEAVRQVLRNAVEWAMPRSEAVAGTGRTFGNRPRDSRPDRA